A section of the Corynebacterium auris genome encodes:
- a CDS encoding phosphotransferase, translating to MFDISQERFYGAKSEPVDSVEVAAREEVGGFEWRILDVSHGGVTDAYQVLLGGDADALGTDAGAQAYLDHVSRFGEVNGTVGGSVARPLGAEQSNTSLVVDEKWVLKVFRRLEQGVNPDVELLTAIAQCPNVAGVRGHVTRGGATLAMQQELIVGGADGFELATSGKLGDPTQLGAAVRTVHDALASAFGTRTVAGSELRTGLNAHLDELLPQANVLAPYEKDLRELYARIPDEGAAVQRIHGDLHLGQTLKAGERWFLIDFEGEPARPLSQRRAPDHPLRDVAGMVRSFGYAAAVGGKDKEWEQGGVDKLLAGYGVEAGPILAAYVADKAAYEVVYEANNRPDWVEIPLRAIEELASHAAGR from the coding sequence ATGTTTGATATCAGCCAGGAGCGCTTCTACGGGGCGAAGTCGGAGCCGGTCGACTCCGTGGAGGTGGCCGCGCGCGAGGAGGTCGGCGGGTTTGAGTGGCGCATCCTCGACGTCAGCCACGGCGGCGTGACCGACGCCTACCAGGTGCTTCTCGGCGGCGACGCCGACGCCCTAGGCACCGACGCCGGGGCGCAGGCCTACCTGGATCACGTCTCCCGCTTCGGCGAGGTGAACGGAACGGTGGGCGGGTCCGTGGCGCGCCCCCTCGGCGCAGAACAGTCGAACACCTCCCTCGTCGTCGACGAAAAGTGGGTGCTCAAGGTGTTCCGCCGCCTCGAGCAGGGCGTCAACCCGGACGTGGAGCTGCTCACCGCCATCGCGCAGTGCCCGAACGTGGCGGGCGTGCGCGGGCACGTCACGCGCGGCGGAGCGACGCTGGCCATGCAGCAAGAACTCATCGTCGGCGGGGCCGACGGGTTTGAGCTGGCCACCTCCGGCAAGCTCGGCGACCCGACGCAGCTGGGCGCGGCGGTGCGCACGGTGCACGACGCACTCGCCAGCGCCTTCGGCACCCGCACCGTCGCAGGCTCCGAGCTGCGCACGGGCCTTAACGCGCACCTCGACGAGCTGCTGCCGCAGGCCAACGTCCTCGCCCCGTACGAAAAGGACCTGCGCGAACTTTACGCGCGCATCCCCGACGAGGGGGCCGCTGTCCAGCGCATCCACGGGGACCTGCACCTGGGGCAGACCCTTAAAGCAGGCGAGCGCTGGTTCCTCATCGACTTCGAGGGCGAGCCGGCGCGCCCGCTGTCGCAGCGCCGCGCGCCCGACCACCCGCTGCGCGACGTCGCCGGGATGGTGCGCTCCTTCGGCTACGCCGCCGCGGTGGGCGGGAAGGATAAGGAGTGGGAGCAGGGGGGCGTCGATAAGCTTCTTGCCGGTTACGGCGTTGAGGCGGGGCCGATCCTCGCGGCCTACGTGGCGGACAAGGCCGCCTATGAGGTGGTGTACGAGGCGAACAACCGGCCGGACTGGGTGGAGATCCCGCTGCGGGCGATCGAGGAGCTGGCGTCCCACGCGGCGGGACGTTAG
- the brnQ gene encoding branched-chain amino acid transport system II carrier protein gives MASTAASTAAGAKGGSPTAIVVTALALFSMFFGAGNLIFPPLLAVQAGDNFWPAILGFLGTGALLPVLAVIAIALSGSNVRDLAQRAGVVFGVVFPVLAYLSIGAFYALPRTGAVTFETAVTPLFGIEGLFASAVFNIVFFGIALALSWNPNTIMQTLGKFLTPALIILLVIMIAVALTQWESAPSEPTDVYADGAFTSGLLEGYLTMDSIAALAFSIVVISTLRYRGFSEGRAVVNGTILAGVGAGVMLALIYLGLGSIGRVIPNAEQYDNGAELLADASNLTMGDAGQAVFSLVVLLACLTTAVGLITATGEYFSEQFAGSYHTWASIFAVTSMVIATQGLDFVISIAAPVIEFLYPPAIALILVTLIEPAFRARTRFTWAFFLPIWVAVIWSALETFISLGWGAEALAPLVEWAPLQEEGLGWVLPVGVTFLVGIVIDLARPRAPMEIGTNETVDGEVITAS, from the coding sequence ATGGCTTCCACCGCTGCGAGCACCGCCGCGGGCGCGAAAGGCGGCTCCCCCACCGCCATTGTCGTCACCGCCCTGGCTCTGTTTTCCATGTTCTTCGGCGCGGGCAACCTCATCTTCCCGCCCCTGCTCGCCGTCCAGGCCGGCGACAACTTCTGGCCCGCCATCCTCGGCTTCCTGGGCACCGGCGCGTTGCTGCCGGTGCTCGCCGTGATCGCCATCGCCCTGTCGGGCAGCAACGTGCGCGACCTCGCGCAGCGCGCGGGCGTCGTCTTCGGCGTTGTCTTCCCCGTGCTGGCGTACCTGTCCATCGGCGCCTTCTACGCGCTGCCGCGCACCGGCGCCGTGACCTTTGAAACGGCCGTCACCCCGCTGTTCGGCATCGAGGGGCTGTTCGCCTCGGCCGTGTTCAACATCGTCTTCTTCGGTATCGCCCTGGCGCTGTCGTGGAACCCGAACACCATCATGCAGACCCTGGGTAAGTTCCTCACCCCGGCGCTGATCATCCTGCTGGTCATCATGATCGCCGTGGCCCTGACCCAGTGGGAGTCCGCCCCCTCCGAGCCCACCGACGTCTACGCTGACGGCGCGTTCACCTCCGGCCTCCTCGAGGGCTACCTCACCATGGACTCCATCGCCGCGCTCGCCTTCTCGATCGTGGTGATCTCCACCCTGCGCTACCGCGGTTTCTCCGAGGGCAGGGCCGTGGTCAACGGCACCATCCTCGCCGGCGTCGGCGCGGGCGTCATGCTGGCCCTGATCTACCTGGGGCTGGGCTCCATCGGCCGCGTCATCCCGAACGCGGAGCAGTACGACAACGGCGCGGAGCTCCTTGCCGACGCCTCCAACCTGACCATGGGCGACGCCGGCCAGGCGGTCTTCTCCCTCGTTGTCCTCCTCGCCTGCCTGACCACGGCCGTCGGCCTGATCACCGCCACCGGCGAGTACTTCTCTGAGCAGTTCGCGGGTTCCTACCACACCTGGGCCAGCATCTTCGCCGTGACGTCGATGGTCATCGCCACCCAGGGCCTCGACTTCGTCATCTCCATCGCCGCGCCGGTCATCGAGTTCCTCTACCCGCCGGCCATCGCTCTGATCCTGGTCACGCTGATCGAGCCCGCGTTCCGCGCCCGCACCCGCTTCACCTGGGCTTTCTTCCTGCCCATCTGGGTCGCCGTCATCTGGTCCGCCCTCGAGACCTTCATCTCGCTTGGCTGGGGCGCCGAGGCTCTCGCCCCGCTGGTGGAGTGGGCTCCGCTGCAGGAGGAGGGCCTCGGCTGGGTCCTGCCCGTGGGTGTCACGTTCCTCGTGGGCATCGTCATCGACCTGGCGCGCCCGCGCGCACCGATGGAGATTGGCACGAACGAGACCGTGGACGGGGAGGTCATCACCGCTTCCTAA
- a CDS encoding LLM class flavin-dependent oxidoreductase — MNTPLSLLDFCTVYPGESAAESMERSVAFAQKAEELGFARVWYSEHHNMTTIVSSSPAVLISHIGARTNSIRLGAGGVMLPNHSPYVIAEQFGMLAELYPDRIDLGLGRAPGTDQQTLGRALRRDPLSAERFPSDVAELQAWLSSDSPIPGVTAFPGVGTNVPLYILGSSMFGASLAAQMGLPYSFASHFAPQHLEQATTYYRENYTPSERYPEPYVIAAVNVTAADSEDDAARQTHIVHRNRVRALMGRRGQVLNDDQLDAVVDSPQGRQITGMLRYTAAGTGEQVRDYLTWFTEHAKADELMVSVQAGSSGESLRGMEILADAWGL; from the coding sequence ATGAATACCCCACTTTCCCTCCTTGATTTTTGCACGGTCTACCCCGGCGAATCCGCCGCCGAATCCATGGAACGCTCCGTGGCTTTCGCGCAAAAGGCGGAGGAGCTGGGGTTTGCGCGCGTGTGGTACTCCGAGCACCACAACATGACCACGATTGTCTCCTCCTCGCCCGCCGTCCTCATCTCCCACATCGGGGCGCGCACCAACTCGATCCGGCTCGGCGCCGGCGGGGTGATGCTCCCGAACCACTCGCCGTACGTCATCGCCGAGCAGTTCGGCATGCTCGCCGAGCTCTACCCGGACCGCATTGACCTGGGCCTGGGCCGCGCCCCCGGCACCGACCAGCAGACGCTCGGCCGCGCGCTGCGCCGCGACCCGCTGTCCGCCGAGCGCTTCCCCTCCGACGTGGCCGAGCTGCAGGCCTGGCTGTCCTCCGACTCGCCCATCCCGGGCGTCACCGCCTTCCCGGGCGTGGGCACGAACGTGCCGCTTTACATCCTCGGCTCCTCCATGTTCGGCGCCTCCCTCGCCGCCCAGATGGGCCTGCCCTACTCCTTCGCCTCCCACTTCGCGCCGCAGCACCTGGAGCAGGCGACGACCTATTACCGCGAGAACTACACCCCCTCCGAGCGCTACCCCGAGCCCTACGTCATCGCGGCCGTCAACGTCACCGCCGCCGACAGCGAGGACGACGCGGCGCGCCAGACGCACATCGTGCACCGCAACCGGGTGCGCGCCCTCATGGGGCGCCGGGGGCAGGTGCTTAACGACGACCAACTCGACGCCGTCGTCGACTCGCCGCAGGGCCGACAGATCACCGGCATGCTGCGCTACACCGCCGCCGGCACCGGCGAGCAGGTGCGCGACTACCTGACGTGGTTCACCGAGCACGCTAAGGCCGACGAGCTCATGGTGTCCGTGCAGGCCGGCAGCTCCGGTGAGTCGCTGCGCGGGATGGAGATCCTCGCCGACGCCTGGGGGCTGTAA